Proteins found in one Myxococcus virescens genomic segment:
- the rpoC gene encoding DNA-directed RNA polymerase subunit beta', with protein MKDIFNFFEKPKDPLSFNAIRIALASPDKIRQWSHGEVKKPETINYRTFKPERDGLFCARIFGPVKDYECNCGKYKRMKHRGVVCEKCGVEVIQSKVRRERLGHITLATPVAHIWFLKSLPSRIGNLLDITLKELEKVLYCESYIVLDPKATPLQKGELISEDKMHRLYQEHGEDSFTTGMGGEAVREMLKSLDVEKLSEELRKDMRETTSEAKRKKYAKRLKVAEAFRVSGNKPEWMMLDVIPVIPPDLRPLVPLDGGRFATSDLNDLYRRVINRNNRLKRLQELNAPDIIIRNEKRMLQEAVDALFDNGRRGKTITGPNKRPLKSLSDMLKGKQGRFRQNLLGKRVDYSGRSVIVVGPELRLHQCGLPKIMALELFKPFIYNKLEEKGYVTTIKSAKKMVEKERPEVWDILEDVIREHPVLLNRAPTLHRLGMQAFEPVLIEGKAIQLHPLVCAAFNADFDGDQMAVHVPLSIEAQMEARVLMMSTNNILSPANGKPIIVPTQDMVLGIYYMTRAREFANGEGRVFASPDEVRAAYDHGEVHLQAKVVCRIDGKRKETTVGRVLLWEVVPRAVGFDAINKVLDKKSLGGLIDLCYRLTGEKETVLLADRVRSLGYYNATRAGISIALKDMIIPAKKQVFLDEARAVVSEIENQYLEGLITDGERYNKVIDIWAEITEKVAQEMMQQISQEETSGDRDGKRETRKQPSFNPIYIMADSGARGSAQQIRQLAGMRGLMAKPSGEIIETPITANFREGLSVLQYFISTHGARKGLADTALKTANSGYLTRRLVDVAQDAIINEYDCGTMDGLFIGALVEGGEIIEPLGERILGRVALDDILDPVTGEVLVRANEEIDEDRVRRIENSGMDKVKIRSVLTCQAKRGICVECYGRDLARGRKVSVGEAVGVIAAQSIGEPGTQLTMRTFHIGGAATRRAEQSSLENRYAGSVKFAGLVTVQKTDGTLVAMNRNGEIVVVDDSGRERERYQVIYGARILVKEGQRIEPGVLMAEWDPFAIPLLTEVGGVVRYEDIIEGVTMSEALDEVTGLSRKTVIESKDPEARPRVTIRDANGNMMDLPSSRNPASYFLPQGSIITVNDGDEIHPGEVIAKVPRETTKTKDITGGLPRVAELFEARKPKDAAAIAEIDGVVSFGKDTKGKRKLIITPEVNGEQRTDLAKEYLISKGKNISVHSGDRVKAGEAMMDGSANPHDILKVLGEKELARYLVDEVQEVYRLQGVKINDKHIETIVRQMLRRVRVTDVGDTNFLVDEQVEKWVFEEENEKVMSEGKRPAVGEPLLLGITKASLSTESFISASSFQETTKVLTEAAINGKVDYLRGLKENVIMGRLIPAGTGLPNYKHLDIAVESPTDEVNEMEAALAATHGDTGPLGEPSRPVGTQTTGAA; from the coding sequence GTGAAGGACATTTTCAACTTCTTCGAGAAGCCGAAGGACCCGCTGTCGTTCAACGCCATCCGCATCGCCCTGGCGTCGCCCGACAAGATTCGCCAGTGGTCCCATGGCGAGGTGAAGAAGCCGGAGACGATCAACTACCGCACGTTCAAGCCGGAGCGGGACGGGCTCTTCTGCGCCCGCATCTTCGGGCCGGTGAAGGACTACGAGTGCAACTGCGGCAAGTACAAGCGCATGAAGCACCGCGGCGTGGTGTGCGAGAAGTGCGGCGTGGAGGTCATCCAGTCCAAGGTGCGCCGTGAGCGCCTGGGCCACATCACCCTGGCCACGCCGGTGGCCCACATCTGGTTCCTCAAGTCGCTGCCGAGCCGCATCGGCAACCTGCTCGACATCACGCTGAAGGAGCTGGAGAAGGTCCTCTACTGCGAGAGCTACATCGTCCTCGATCCGAAGGCGACGCCGCTGCAGAAGGGCGAGCTCATCAGCGAGGACAAGATGCACCGGCTCTACCAGGAGCACGGTGAGGACTCCTTCACCACGGGCATGGGCGGCGAGGCCGTCCGCGAGATGCTCAAGTCGCTGGACGTGGAGAAGCTGTCCGAAGAGCTGCGCAAGGACATGCGCGAGACCACCAGCGAGGCGAAGCGGAAGAAGTACGCCAAGCGCCTGAAGGTGGCCGAGGCGTTCCGCGTCTCTGGCAACAAGCCGGAGTGGATGATGCTGGACGTGATTCCGGTGATTCCGCCGGACCTGCGTCCGCTCGTTCCCCTGGACGGTGGCCGCTTCGCGACCTCCGACCTGAACGACCTGTACCGCCGCGTCATCAACCGCAACAACCGTCTGAAGCGCCTCCAGGAGCTGAACGCTCCGGACATCATCATCCGCAACGAGAAGCGGATGCTGCAGGAGGCCGTGGACGCGCTGTTCGACAACGGCCGTCGCGGGAAGACCATCACGGGCCCCAACAAGCGCCCGCTGAAGTCGCTGTCCGACATGCTCAAGGGCAAGCAGGGCCGGTTCCGCCAGAACCTGCTCGGCAAGCGCGTGGACTACTCGGGCCGCTCCGTCATCGTGGTGGGCCCCGAGCTGCGCCTGCACCAGTGCGGTCTGCCGAAGATCATGGCGCTCGAGCTCTTCAAGCCGTTCATCTACAACAAGCTCGAAGAGAAGGGTTACGTCACCACCATCAAGTCCGCGAAGAAGATGGTGGAGAAGGAGCGCCCCGAGGTCTGGGACATCCTCGAGGACGTCATCCGCGAGCACCCGGTGCTCCTCAACCGCGCGCCCACGCTGCACCGTCTGGGCATGCAGGCCTTCGAGCCCGTGCTGATTGAAGGCAAGGCCATCCAGCTACACCCGCTGGTGTGCGCCGCCTTCAACGCCGACTTCGACGGCGACCAGATGGCCGTGCACGTGCCGCTCTCCATCGAGGCTCAGATGGAGGCCCGCGTGCTGATGATGTCGACGAACAACATCCTCAGCCCCGCGAACGGCAAGCCCATCATCGTCCCGACGCAGGACATGGTGCTCGGCATCTACTACATGACCCGCGCCCGCGAGTTCGCCAACGGCGAGGGCCGCGTGTTCGCCTCGCCGGATGAGGTGCGTGCCGCGTACGACCACGGTGAAGTGCACCTCCAGGCGAAGGTCGTCTGCCGCATCGACGGCAAGCGCAAGGAGACCACTGTCGGCCGCGTCCTCCTGTGGGAGGTCGTCCCCCGCGCGGTGGGCTTCGACGCCATCAACAAGGTGCTCGACAAGAAGTCGCTCGGCGGCCTCATCGACCTCTGCTACCGCCTCACGGGTGAGAAGGAGACGGTGCTGCTCGCGGACCGCGTGCGCAGCCTCGGCTACTACAACGCCACCCGCGCCGGTATCTCCATCGCGCTCAAGGACATGATCATCCCTGCGAAGAAGCAGGTGTTCCTGGACGAGGCGCGCGCGGTGGTGTCGGAGATCGAGAACCAGTACCTCGAGGGTCTCATCACCGACGGCGAGCGCTACAACAAGGTCATCGATATCTGGGCGGAGATCACCGAGAAGGTCGCCCAGGAGATGATGCAGCAGATCTCCCAGGAGGAGACGTCCGGGGACCGCGACGGCAAGCGCGAGACGCGCAAGCAGCCGTCCTTCAACCCCATCTACATCATGGCCGACTCGGGCGCGCGTGGTAGCGCCCAGCAGATCCGTCAGCTGGCGGGTATGCGTGGTCTGATGGCGAAGCCCTCCGGCGAAATCATCGAGACGCCCATCACGGCCAACTTCCGTGAAGGCCTCTCCGTGCTGCAGTACTTCATCTCCACGCACGGCGCCCGTAAGGGTCTGGCGGACACGGCGCTCAAGACGGCCAACTCCGGCTACCTCACCCGCCGTCTCGTGGACGTGGCGCAGGACGCCATCATCAACGAGTACGACTGCGGCACCATGGACGGCCTGTTCATCGGCGCCCTGGTGGAGGGCGGCGAGATCATCGAGCCGCTCGGCGAGCGCATCCTGGGCCGCGTGGCCCTGGATGACATCCTCGACCCCGTGACGGGCGAGGTGCTGGTGCGCGCGAACGAGGAGATCGACGAGGACCGCGTCCGCCGCATCGAGAACAGCGGCATGGACAAGGTGAAGATCCGCTCGGTGCTCACCTGCCAGGCCAAGCGCGGCATCTGCGTGGAGTGCTACGGCCGTGACCTGGCCCGCGGCCGTAAGGTGTCCGTGGGTGAGGCGGTCGGCGTCATCGCGGCGCAGTCCATCGGTGAGCCGGGTACCCAGCTCACGATGCGCACCTTCCACATCGGTGGTGCGGCGACGCGGCGCGCGGAGCAGTCCAGCCTGGAGAACCGCTACGCGGGTAGCGTGAAGTTCGCGGGCCTCGTCACCGTGCAGAAGACGGACGGCACGCTGGTGGCCATGAACCGCAACGGCGAAATCGTCGTCGTGGACGACTCGGGCCGCGAGCGCGAGCGTTACCAGGTCATCTACGGTGCCCGCATCCTCGTGAAGGAAGGCCAGCGCATCGAGCCGGGCGTCCTCATGGCGGAGTGGGACCCGTTCGCGATTCCGCTGCTGACCGAGGTCGGCGGTGTCGTGCGCTACGAGGACATCATCGAAGGCGTGACGATGTCCGAGGCGCTGGACGAGGTGACCGGTCTGTCGCGTAAGACGGTCATCGAGTCCAAGGACCCGGAGGCGCGTCCGCGCGTCACCATCCGCGATGCCAACGGCAACATGATGGACCTGCCCAGCTCCCGCAACCCGGCGAGCTACTTCCTGCCGCAGGGCTCCATCATCACCGTCAACGACGGCGATGAGATCCACCCGGGCGAGGTCATCGCCAAGGTGCCGCGCGAGACGACGAAGACCAAGGACATCACGGGCGGTCTGCCCCGCGTGGCCGAGCTCTTCGAGGCGCGCAAGCCGAAGGACGCGGCGGCGATCGCGGAGATCGACGGCGTGGTGTCGTTCGGCAAGGACACCAAGGGCAAGCGCAAGCTCATCATCACCCCCGAGGTGAACGGCGAGCAGCGCACGGACCTGGCCAAGGAGTACCTGATCTCCAAGGGCAAGAACATCAGCGTCCACTCCGGCGACCGCGTGAAGGCCGGCGAGGCGATGATGGACGGCTCGGCCAACCCGCACGACATCCTCAAGGTGCTCGGCGAGAAGGAACTCGCGCGCTACCTGGTGGACGAAGTGCAGGAGGTCTACCGACTGCAGGGCGTGAAGATCAACGACAAGCACATCGAGACCATCGTGCGGCAGATGCTCCGCCGCGTGCGCGTCACCGATGTGGGCGACACCAACTTCCTGGTCGACGAGCAGGTCGAGAAGTGGGTGTTCGAGGAGGAGAACGAGAAGGTCATGTCGGAAGGCAAGCGTCCCGCCGTTGGCGAGCCGCTGCTGCTCGGCATCACCAAGGCCTCGCTCTCCACCGAGTCCTTCATCTCCGCGTCGTCCTTCCAGGAGACCACCAAGGTGCTCACCGAGGCCGCCATCAACGGCAAGGTGGACTACCTGCGCGGCCTCAAGGAGAACGTCATCATGGGCCGGCTCATCCCCGCCGGCACAGGTCTGCCGAACTACAAGCACCTGGACATCGCGGTGGAGAGCCCCACCGACGAGGTCAACGAGATGGAGGCCGCCCTGGCCGCCACTCACGGCGACACCGGCCCCCTGGGCGAGCCTTCCCGCCCGGTAGGCACGCAGACGACCGGCGCGGCCTGA